In Marivivens aquimaris, one genomic interval encodes:
- a CDS encoding helix-turn-helix domain-containing protein, which yields MAHPVDDFVAQRIRQARLMRGLTQSGLAAQIGCSFQQLQKYEAGQNRVSASRLYEIAEALDVQPSYFFDGYDSTAPQQEMDNTASRILFALAKVDDPDVRESLCRMVQSIANSNGGADSFE from the coding sequence ATTCGGCAGGCTCGCTTGATGCGCGGATTGACCCAATCGGGACTTGCTGCACAGATCGGATGTTCGTTCCAGCAGCTCCAGAAATACGAAGCCGGCCAGAACCGCGTTTCGGCCAGCCGTCTCTATGAAATCGCCGAAGCGCTCGACGTCCAACCGTCTTATTTCTTTGACGGATACGACTCTACCGCGCCCCAGCAAGAGATGGACAACACCGCCTCGCGCATCCTGTTCGCGCTGGCCAAGGTCGACGATCCCGACGTGCGCGAAAGCCTCTGCCGGATGGTCCAGTCCATTGCGAACAGCAATGGTGGTGCGGACTCCTTCGAATAA